The sequence below is a genomic window from Rudanella lutea DSM 19387.
CTGGTGCTGGTGCCTCCCCAACGATCCGACAACAGTATCCGGTACGAGTTCGCCGATCGAGGGCGGGTATCGGGTTTGTACCTACAGGCCAGTTTGCTCGCCGTAGCCCGGCAACACCGGGTACCAACGGTGTCGAGCGAAATGCGCGAGGGTACGCTTATTTTCCGGGGCGACTTTGCCCCTCCGCCACCGGGCTATGTGCTGCTCGGAGCCGAAGCGGGCCTGACCCTGCGGCTTGGAAACCAGCCGGTGCAACTGATTCTGACCGGTGCCAATCTGGCAAACACGGCCTACCGCGATTACCTCAACCGGTTCCGATACTTCGCCGACGAGCCGGGTCGTAATCTCAGCCTAAAACTCAAAGTAACAATCTAAATCCCTTGACCGATTGTCTCCCACTCACCCTCGTTGGTGGGGTTCGGAGTACTATGCTCAATTACAAGTTCATTCACCTAAAAACAATCTACCTTCATGTTTACAAAACGCCTGTTTCTCCCCCTCCTTGCCGTAGCTCTGCTGACGGGTGCATGCAACCGCGACGAAGAAAACGTTGCCCCCGACGAGGACAACGAGCGCATCACCACCGTGACGCTGCGGCTCACCAACAAAGCCAATGCGAGTGAAACCGTGACGGCCGTACTGGATGGCCTTGCGGCCGATGGCAGCCAACCCAGCACTCTGGCAGCCAGCCTCATCCTGAAGCCCAACGCGGCTTACTCGATGCGTATTGAGCTGGCCGACAAGAGCAAAACGCCAGCCGCCGACGTTACCGCATACATCAAAGAAGAAGCCAACGAGCACTTGCTGGTGTACCGGCCCACTACCGGATTGAACATGACCGTAACCCCCAACGACCGCGATACGAACCCGGCTCCCGGTCCCTTCCCCATTGGTCTGACGGCCGACGTAACCACCGGTGCCGCCAGCTCGGGCAAACTCAATGTAGTGTTGCGCCACCAGCCCGGCACTAAAAACGGCACCGCTACCCCCGGCACCTCCGACCTCGATGTTAATTTCGACGTATCGATTCGGCAGTAGTGGGTTAGCGATAATGGCGGCCCTCTGGTTTTGGGTTCATCGTTTTGGGTTTAACGTGCGTTGTTGAAAATTTAGAAACAGACACCAGTTTGTTTTTCAGTTTGTCAGCAAGGTTAGATGCTCTGGTGTCTGCTCCGTAGACATAGCTACTACTTACCAATTGTACGGGTATCTGTTACTGCTTTACGTACGATAACACCGACCCTGACGAACAAAAAACACAATGACGTTGTCTCTGTCAGCCTGTTAAGCCACCCCTCCTGAAATCAGGAGGGGGCAGGGGTGGTCGAACCATCAGACGCTACCCGCCCTCTTCGGCTCTGCCGGAAATTATATTTTACCTAAAAAAGTGAATAAAGCCCTTTGCGTCATTTAGACGTAAAGGGCTTTTAGTATTTTTGGCCGAATGAGCCCCGGAGCAACATCAGTCCGAGGCCACTTTACCGCTTTACAACCCGATTCTTACCTGATTCATTTTTGCATGAAAACTCTCCCCTTCCGCGCCGACCATGTTGGCAGCCTGTTGCGTACCCCGGCCGTAAAAGAAAACCGTCAGAAGTGGAAACAAGGCGAAATCACGGCCGACGAGTTGCGGGCGGTCGAAGATGAAGCCATCGCCGAGACCGTTCGGCGGCTCGAAGCCACCGGAATGCGGTCGATTACCGACGGGGAATTTCGGCGGGATTATTTTCACCTCGACTTTTTGAAAGAACTGTCGGGCGTGAGCGTTACGGGTGGCATTGAGGCTAACCCGCAGGCTAAGGTGGCAGAAGACGGGTTTAAGCCACCCGTACTGAGCGTAACGGGCAAACTCCGGCACGTGAAAGACATTCAGGTGGCCGACTTCAATTACCTCAAGTCTGTAACGACACAAACGCCCAAAGTATCGATTCCGTCGCCCACGATGATTCACTTTCGGGGCGGCCGTAAATCAATCGATATTCAGTCGTACCCCGACATGGATGAGTTTTTTGCCGATTTGGCCGAAGCGTACCGGCAGGAAATTGACCACCTCTACGCAGCCGGTTTGCGGTACCTGCAACTCGACGATACGAATCTTGCTTACCTCTGCGACCCCAAAATGCGGGCGGCCGCCGTGGAGCGGGGCGAAGACCCTAACGAGCTTCCCCGTACGTACGCGGCCCTGATCAACTCGGTCATTGACAACCGCCCGGCCGACCTCACGGTGGGCATTCACCTCTGCCGGGGCAACTACCGCAGTACGTGGTTTGCCGAGGGTGGGTACGAGCCCGTGGCCGAG
It includes:
- a CDS encoding 5-methyltetrahydropteroyltriglutamate--homocysteine S-methyltransferase; the protein is MKTLPFRADHVGSLLRTPAVKENRQKWKQGEITADELRAVEDEAIAETVRRLEATGMRSITDGEFRRDYFHLDFLKELSGVSVTGGIEANPQAKVAEDGFKPPVLSVTGKLRHVKDIQVADFNYLKSVTTQTPKVSIPSPTMIHFRGGRKSIDIQSYPDMDEFFADLAEAYRQEIDHLYAAGLRYLQLDDTNLAYLCDPKMRAAAVERGEDPNELPRTYAALINSVIDNRPADLTVGIHLCRGNYRSTWFAEGGYEPVAEVLFNTINVDAYFLEYDDERSGDFAPLRFVPSHKSVVLGIVSSKVRALEDMDDLCRRIDEAAQYMPLENLCISPQCGFSSTHHGNDLTPDDQWRKLELVVDTARKVWGTA